A genomic stretch from Nitrospinaceae bacterium includes:
- a CDS encoding cupin domain-containing protein, which translates to MSKPVRRILTGHNEEGESVILEDQENPNDVEIKGISGFIWHELWATDGAPTSNEGNADAADRPLSLAPPDTGNVFRIIDMPPDSVRFGDGVDKNNTTSQYGGSDAYAAGAASRHPGFHKTRTVDYAIILEGEVYAMMDVGETKMGPGDVLIQRGTNHAWSNRSDAPCRIAFILIDAEALPE; encoded by the coding sequence ATGAGCAAACCGGTGCGAAGAATACTCACAGGGCATAACGAGGAGGGCGAGTCGGTAATACTTGAAGACCAGGAAAATCCGAATGACGTGGAAATCAAGGGCATCTCCGGCTTCATCTGGCATGAGCTTTGGGCGACGGACGGCGCTCCCACCTCGAACGAGGGAAACGCCGACGCTGCTGACAGGCCACTTAGTCTTGCGCCCCCCGATACGGGAAATGTTTTTCGAATTATCGACATGCCGCCCGACTCGGTGCGCTTTGGGGACGGGGTGGACAAAAACAACACCACTTCCCAGTACGGCGGGAGCGATGCATACGCGGCAGGGGCCGCAAGTCGCCATCCCGGCTTTCATAAAACGCGAACCGTCGATTACGCCATCATCCTGGAGGGTGAGGTCTATGCCATGATGGATGTCGGCGAGACGAAGATGGGCCCCGGCGATGTACTCATCCAGCGAGGGACGAACCACGCCTGGTCCAACCGGAGCGATGCACCGTGCCGTATCGCATTCATCCTAATCGACGCCGAGGCGCTGCCCGAATAA